The following proteins come from a genomic window of Alosa sapidissima isolate fAloSap1 chromosome 22, fAloSap1.pri, whole genome shotgun sequence:
- the LOC121696941 gene encoding apoptosis facilitator Bcl-2-like protein 14 isoform X2 translates to MANGHTGEEVGMGPGAPEDSMELRILMAYAKKRRPSDKRLQCQLSITKPSVTPSATTEANNDSQNTPPKKKWYRKLPSCLRSKTKDPDLQPDLSDDDSRPQPASLSPSTGDKVAGKLTQLSTAVPFLQGDLETDCPEDIAQELAKLLRDSGDELNEKIKNDKALHDRLVRSFDYGLFSRITTAFLGKLNLSSAQSEEEAQIAMTCEVVTRLSTMDTLPVSQTMGFGACYLKDYFSPWVQQHGGWDKVFESDEEQD, encoded by the exons ATGGCGAACGGGCACACAGGAGAGGAAGTCGGCATGGGGCCGGGCGCTCCTGAGGACAGCATGGAGCTCCGTATCCTCATGGCATACGCCAAAAAACGCAGACCCTCAGACAAGCGTCTGCAGTGCCAGCTCAGCATCACCAAACCATCGGTAACACCGTCGGCCACGACAGAGGCCAACAATGACTCGCAGAACACCCCGCCAAAGAAGAAGTGGTATCGTAAGCTGCCCAGCTGTCTCCGCTCAAAGACCAAAGATCCAGATCTGCAGCCGGATCTTTCGGATGATGATAGTCGACCCCAGCCTGCTTCACTTAGTCCTTCTAcag GTGACAAGGTGGCTGGAAAGCTGACACAGCTATCAACCGCTGTTCCCTTTCTTCAGGGAGACTTGGAAACCGACTGCCCTGAAG ACATTGCTCAGGAGCTTGCAAAGTTGCTTCGTGATTCTGGTGACGAGTTGAATGAAAAG ATCAAGAACGACAAAGCCCTTCACGATCGCCTCGTGAGATCCTTCGACTACGGCCTCTTCTCGAGGATCACCACGGCCTTCCTGGGGAAGCTCAACCTGTCCAGCGCGCAGAGTGAGGAGGAGGCCCAGATCGCCATGACCTGTGAGGTGGTGACCCGCCTCAGCACCATGGATACACTTCCTGTGAGCCAGACCATGGGCTTTGGCGCCTGCTACCTGAAGGACTACTTTTCGCCCTGGGTCCAACAGCACGGAGGCTGG GACAAAGTTTTCGAATCAGATGAGGAACAGGATTGA
- the LOC121696941 gene encoding apoptosis facilitator Bcl-2-like protein 14 isoform X1, whose protein sequence is MAATESALKETHEPMANGHTGEEVGMGPGAPEDSMELRILMAYAKKRRPSDKRLQCQLSITKPSVTPSATTEANNDSQNTPPKKKWYRKLPSCLRSKTKDPDLQPDLSDDDSRPQPASLSPSTGDKVAGKLTQLSTAVPFLQGDLETDCPEDIAQELAKLLRDSGDELNEKIKNDKALHDRLVRSFDYGLFSRITTAFLGKLNLSSAQSEEEAQIAMTCEVVTRLSTMDTLPVSQTMGFGACYLKDYFSPWVQQHGGWDKVFESDEEQD, encoded by the exons TGAGCCAATGGCGAACGGGCACACAGGAGAGGAAGTCGGCATGGGGCCGGGCGCTCCTGAGGACAGCATGGAGCTCCGTATCCTCATGGCATACGCCAAAAAACGCAGACCCTCAGACAAGCGTCTGCAGTGCCAGCTCAGCATCACCAAACCATCGGTAACACCGTCGGCCACGACAGAGGCCAACAATGACTCGCAGAACACCCCGCCAAAGAAGAAGTGGTATCGTAAGCTGCCCAGCTGTCTCCGCTCAAAGACCAAAGATCCAGATCTGCAGCCGGATCTTTCGGATGATGATAGTCGACCCCAGCCTGCTTCACTTAGTCCTTCTAcag GTGACAAGGTGGCTGGAAAGCTGACACAGCTATCAACCGCTGTTCCCTTTCTTCAGGGAGACTTGGAAACCGACTGCCCTGAAG ACATTGCTCAGGAGCTTGCAAAGTTGCTTCGTGATTCTGGTGACGAGTTGAATGAAAAG ATCAAGAACGACAAAGCCCTTCACGATCGCCTCGTGAGATCCTTCGACTACGGCCTCTTCTCGAGGATCACCACGGCCTTCCTGGGGAAGCTCAACCTGTCCAGCGCGCAGAGTGAGGAGGAGGCCCAGATCGCCATGACCTGTGAGGTGGTGACCCGCCTCAGCACCATGGATACACTTCCTGTGAGCCAGACCATGGGCTTTGGCGCCTGCTACCTGAAGGACTACTTTTCGCCCTGGGTCCAACAGCACGGAGGCTGG GACAAAGTTTTCGAATCAGATGAGGAACAGGATTGA